In Streptomyces alboniger, the following are encoded in one genomic region:
- a CDS encoding cation transporter: protein MTAMSLGPSPARRDALARRIRLLVAATITYNVIEAICAITAGTIASSTALIGFGLDSVVEVSSAAAVAWQFSAHDHAAREAREKRTLRIIALSFFALALYVTVDSVRALTGNGEAEHSLPGIVLAALSLAVMPFLSAAQRKAGRELGSASAVADSKQTLLCTYLSAVLLVGLLANLLLGWSWADPVAALVIAAIAVKEGRDAWQGKGCCAPTVDHTTTKGEADACGCAEGCRCC from the coding sequence ATGACCGCGATGTCCCTCGGTCCGAGCCCGGCCCGCCGGGACGCGCTGGCCCGGCGAATACGTCTGCTGGTCGCGGCGACCATCACCTACAACGTCATCGAGGCCATCTGCGCGATCACCGCCGGGACCATCGCCTCCTCCACCGCGCTGATCGGCTTCGGACTCGACTCCGTCGTCGAGGTCTCCTCCGCCGCGGCCGTCGCCTGGCAGTTCTCCGCCCACGACCACGCCGCCCGGGAAGCCCGGGAGAAGCGCACGCTGCGGATCATCGCCCTCTCCTTCTTCGCGCTCGCGCTCTACGTCACCGTCGACTCCGTGCGCGCTCTGACCGGCAACGGCGAAGCTGAACACTCGCTCCCAGGCATCGTGCTCGCCGCTCTGTCCCTCGCGGTCATGCCCTTCCTGTCCGCGGCCCAGCGCAAGGCCGGCCGTGAACTCGGCTCCGCCTCCGCCGTCGCCGACTCCAAGCAGACTCTGCTCTGCACCTACCTCTCCGCCGTGCTCCTGGTCGGCCTGCTGGCCAACCTGTTGCTGGGTTGGTCCTGGGCCGACCCGGTCGCCGCCCTCGTCATCGCGGCCATCGCCGTCAAGGAAGGCCGGGACGCCTGGCAGGGCAAGGGCTGCTGCGCGCCGACTGTCGATCACACGACCACCAAGGGCGAGGCAGACGCGTGCGGATGCGCCGAGGGCTGCCGCTGCTGCTGA
- a CDS encoding ArsR/SmtB family transcription factor, translating into MLTLAADIEVLARFGRALADPIRCRILLALREAPAYPADLAEALEISRTRTSNHLACLRDCGLVVTVPDGRRTRYELADERLAHALDDLRTAVVAVEADRTCADADDKGCC; encoded by the coding sequence GTGCTGACTCTCGCTGCCGACATCGAAGTCCTGGCGCGGTTCGGTCGCGCCCTCGCCGACCCCATCCGCTGCCGGATCCTGCTCGCCTTGCGCGAAGCGCCCGCCTACCCGGCCGACCTCGCCGAGGCTCTGGAAATCTCCCGCACCCGGACGTCCAACCATCTGGCGTGCCTGCGCGACTGCGGCCTGGTCGTCACCGTGCCCGACGGCCGCCGCACCCGCTACGAGCTCGCCGACGAACGCCTCGCCCACGCCCTGGACGACCTGCGCACGGCGGTCGTCGCCGTCGAGGCAGACCGCACCTGCGCGGACGCGGACGACAAGGGGTGCTGCTGA
- a CDS encoding phosphotransferase family protein: MDEVEVVVAHGERVTLRVGDMFLKVDADQARIDVEVEAMALAPVPTPEILWHKPPVLAIAAVPGTALGRLGEPSTASPAAWAAAGTAIRQLHDAPLPPRPGRAGRSVHALTAELDSECEWLVTHGVLPADLVTRNRQVAEAALRPFPAVFTHGDLQIAHVFAAGDEITGIIDWSEAGQGDALYDLATLTLGHQERLGDVVVGYGTDVDLDVIRAWWSLRSLLGVRWLVEHGFDPSAPGCEVDVLRSQM, translated from the coding sequence ATGGATGAGGTCGAGGTCGTCGTCGCCCATGGCGAGCGCGTGACCCTGCGCGTGGGCGACATGTTCCTGAAGGTGGACGCCGACCAGGCGCGCATCGACGTCGAGGTCGAGGCGATGGCCCTGGCGCCGGTCCCGACCCCGGAAATCCTGTGGCACAAGCCGCCCGTGCTCGCGATCGCTGCCGTGCCGGGGACGGCGCTCGGCCGCCTCGGCGAGCCGTCGACCGCCTCGCCTGCGGCGTGGGCCGCGGCGGGCACCGCCATCCGGCAGTTGCATGATGCCCCGTTGCCGCCCCGCCCCGGCCGGGCCGGACGGAGCGTCCACGCGTTGACGGCGGAACTCGACAGTGAGTGCGAGTGGCTCGTGACGCACGGCGTCCTGCCCGCCGACCTGGTCACCCGCAACCGCCAGGTCGCCGAGGCCGCGCTCCGGCCGTTCCCTGCGGTGTTCACGCACGGCGACCTACAGATCGCTCACGTATTCGCCGCCGGCGACGAGATCACGGGCATCATCGACTGGTCCGAGGCGGGCCAGGGCGATGCCCTGTACGACCTCGCCACCTTGACACTCGGACACCAAGAGCGCCTCGGTGACGTCGTCGTCGGCTATGGCACCGACGTCGACCTCGACGTGATTCGCGCGTGGTGGTCGCTGCGGAGCCTCCTGGGGGTCCGTTGGCTGGTCGAGCACGGCTTCGACCCGTCCGCACCTGGCTGTGAGGTCGACGTGCTGAGATCACAGATGTAA
- a CDS encoding phytoene desaturase family protein: MHSPSSSARAVDTPLAGKPAPTRSSFDVVIVGGGHNGLVAAAYLARAGRSVLVLERLDHTGGAAVSAQPFSGLNARLSSYAYLIGLLPKKIIDDLGLTFRDRRRRIGSYTPTTVDGRATGLLIGDDQARTRESFRAITGSDGEFAAWQRFYRMTRHVAERVFPTLTAPLPRRAELERIVDSRTAWEALFERPLGETIEETFTHDLVRGIVLTDALMGAFTHAHDETLLQNRTYLHHVIGNCTGDWNVPVGGMGALTDELRNVALAAGAEILVGHEVVAIHTDGTHAEVEYQSHETEGTVAAGSVLANVAPTTLTRLLGRKPDPSHPAPEGSQVKVNMLLRRLPRLRDDKVDPEDAFVGTLHIAESYSQLEDAHREAAAGRLPSTPPSELYCHSLTDPSVLGPDLRERGYHTLTLFALQMPARLFPIPGDTVSDKTLRAVLAPLDACLAEPIADCLATDAEGRPCIEAMTPPDLETELGLPGGHIYHRDLTFPYCDAETGRWGVETFDPNVLLCGSGAERGGGVSGIPGHNAAMALLSGARKRSTPGR; the protein is encoded by the coding sequence GTGCACTCTCCCTCCTCCAGTGCCCGTGCTGTAGACACCCCTCTTGCGGGCAAGCCGGCGCCCACCCGCTCCTCCTTCGACGTCGTCATCGTCGGAGGTGGCCACAACGGACTGGTCGCCGCTGCGTACCTCGCCCGCGCCGGCCGCAGCGTCCTGGTGCTGGAACGGCTGGATCACACCGGCGGTGCAGCCGTCTCGGCGCAGCCCTTCAGCGGTCTGAACGCGCGACTGTCCAGCTACGCCTACCTGATCGGTCTGCTCCCGAAGAAGATCATCGACGACCTCGGGCTGACGTTCCGCGACCGCCGACGCCGCATCGGCTCCTACACCCCGACCACGGTGGACGGCCGGGCCACCGGGCTTCTGATCGGGGACGACCAGGCCCGCACCCGCGAATCCTTTCGTGCCATCACCGGCTCCGATGGCGAGTTCGCTGCCTGGCAGCGCTTCTACCGGATGACGCGACACGTTGCCGAGCGTGTCTTTCCCACCCTTACCGCGCCACTCCCCCGCCGCGCCGAGCTCGAACGGATCGTCGACAGCCGGACCGCCTGGGAGGCGCTGTTCGAGCGCCCCTTGGGCGAGACGATCGAGGAGACGTTCACCCACGACCTGGTGCGGGGCATCGTGCTGACGGACGCACTGATGGGGGCCTTCACCCACGCTCACGACGAGACGCTGCTGCAAAACCGCACTTACCTCCACCACGTGATCGGCAACTGCACCGGGGACTGGAACGTGCCCGTCGGCGGGATGGGCGCGCTCACCGACGAACTGCGGAACGTTGCCCTCGCCGCCGGCGCCGAAATCCTCGTCGGTCACGAGGTGGTGGCCATCCACACCGACGGGACTCACGCGGAAGTCGAATACCAATCGCATGAGACAGAGGGCACAGTGGCTGCCGGGTCGGTCCTGGCCAACGTGGCCCCCACCACGCTCACCCGCCTCCTGGGCCGGAAGCCGGACCCGTCCCACCCCGCGCCCGAGGGCTCACAGGTGAAGGTCAACATGCTGCTGCGGCGCCTGCCGCGCCTGCGCGACGACAAGGTCGACCCCGAGGACGCCTTCGTCGGCACCCTGCACATCGCCGAGTCCTACAGCCAGCTCGAAGACGCCCACCGCGAAGCCGCGGCCGGGCGCCTGCCAAGCACACCACCGTCCGAGCTCTACTGCCACTCGCTCACCGACCCCTCGGTCCTGGGGCCGGATCTGAGGGAACGCGGCTACCACACCCTCACCCTGTTCGCCCTGCAAATGCCCGCACGCCTGTTCCCGATCCCCGGGGACACGGTGAGCGACAAGACGCTGCGCGCCGTGCTGGCCCCGCTGGACGCCTGTCTCGCCGAGCCGATCGCTGACTGCCTGGCGACCGACGCGGAGGGCCGCCCCTGTATCGAGGCCATGACGCCACCGGATCTGGAAACCGAGTTGGGGCTGCCCGGCGGCCACATCTACCACCGCGACCTGACCTTCCCCTACTGCGACGCGGAAACCGGCAGGTGGGGTGTGGAGACCTTCGACCCCAACGTCCTGCTGTGCGGCTCCGGTGCCGAACGCGGCGGCGGAGTCAGCGGCATCCCCGGCCACAACGCCGCCATGGCCCTGCTCAGTGGTGCGCGGAAGAGATCAACCCCGGGTCGATAG
- a CDS encoding DUF3326 domain-containing protein: protein MLTIEHDTIVVPKTKAMLTWPAVVDLLAPRYGSQTIPVRLALTEQADGQLTFEVTGLRGAAPDTQRWGSLWDFQPRRPERTGRFVVLHVVPTGIRAEIGGFAGDATPATNLLASTCDYLLTHPNVVTASDLYWGKENVLYLEGNLLSRFLLGQIHLRPAQTRRLGVLIDKPHAPEYLDNVQNAIHACRTVGGLTIEQVWVSEQSLRAEVFYTPSGRALGNIAHMDHILEIALEAEHHVDALAITSEIDVSPKVRRAYYAGKRVANPWGGVEAVLTHAVTTMTGLPAAHAPMLTSHSDLVPPDGVVDPRDGAEVISTSFLCSVLRGLSAAPQPSPAGSPTLPGDTRLTPEDVGALVLPAGAVGGIPAFAALAQNIPLVLVRENNTVSSLRIEDILGAQGHGPAEVHLVDNYLEAAGLLTALRERLSVDALRRPVAVTQLSER from the coding sequence ATGCTGACGATCGAGCATGACACCATCGTCGTCCCGAAAACGAAGGCGATGCTGACGTGGCCCGCAGTCGTCGACCTCCTGGCCCCGCGCTACGGCTCGCAGACCATACCCGTGCGCCTCGCGCTGACGGAACAGGCCGACGGGCAGCTCACCTTTGAGGTGACCGGCCTGCGCGGGGCGGCGCCCGATACCCAGAGGTGGGGATCCCTATGGGACTTCCAGCCCCGCCGCCCGGAGCGGACGGGACGTTTCGTCGTGCTCCACGTCGTGCCCACCGGGATCCGAGCAGAGATCGGCGGATTCGCCGGTGACGCCACCCCGGCCACCAACCTCTTGGCCAGCACGTGTGACTACCTGCTCACACACCCCAACGTCGTCACAGCCTCCGACCTGTACTGGGGCAAAGAGAACGTGCTGTACCTGGAGGGCAATCTGCTCAGCCGCTTCCTCCTCGGGCAGATCCATCTGCGTCCCGCCCAGACCCGGCGCCTGGGCGTGCTCATCGACAAACCCCACGCCCCCGAGTACCTCGACAACGTACAGAACGCCATCCACGCCTGCCGCACCGTCGGTGGACTCACCATCGAGCAGGTGTGGGTGTCCGAACAGTCCCTGCGCGCCGAGGTGTTCTACACCCCCTCCGGGCGGGCTCTGGGCAACATCGCCCATATGGACCACATCCTGGAGATCGCCCTCGAAGCCGAGCACCACGTCGATGCGTTGGCCATCACCAGCGAGATCGACGTCAGCCCGAAGGTGCGCCGCGCGTACTACGCGGGCAAGCGCGTCGCCAACCCCTGGGGCGGCGTGGAAGCCGTCCTCACCCACGCCGTCACCACCATGACCGGACTTCCGGCCGCACACGCGCCCATGCTCACCTCGCACTCCGACCTCGTGCCTCCCGACGGCGTAGTGGATCCCCGCGACGGGGCAGAGGTCATTTCCACCAGCTTCCTCTGCTCGGTCCTACGAGGTCTGTCCGCCGCTCCCCAGCCCTCCCCCGCCGGCAGTCCGACGCTCCCCGGCGATACTCGCCTCACCCCCGAGGACGTCGGCGCGCTCGTGCTCCCCGCCGGTGCCGTCGGTGGCATCCCCGCGTTCGCTGCCCTCGCCCAGAACATCCCCCTCGTCCTGGTGCGCGAGAACAACACCGTCAGCTCTCTCCGCATCGAGGACATCCTGGGTGCCCAGGGCCATGGGCCCGCCGAGGTCCATCTGGTCGACAACTACCTCGAAGCAGCGGGCCTCTTGACCGCCCTGCGCGAGCGTCTGAGCGTCGACGCCCTGCGCCGCCCCGTCGCTGTCACACAGCTTTCGGAGCGATGA
- a CDS encoding GNAT family N-acetyltransferase, translating into MQIICRAYSHPHVIALTERLQAEYVHIYGAPDESPTEAEQFSPPNGAFAVGYENALPIAMGGWHFREDGRAELKRIYVTDRQRGKGHSRSILAWLEESAADAGAPTIVLETNQRHPAAIGLYRSHGYTEVPPFGYYADDPLSVYLGRQLRVPS; encoded by the coding sequence ATGCAGATCATTTGCCGGGCCTACAGCCACCCGCACGTCATTGCGCTGACCGAACGCCTACAGGCCGAGTACGTGCATATCTACGGGGCCCCCGACGAGAGCCCCACCGAGGCCGAGCAATTCTCGCCGCCCAACGGGGCGTTCGCCGTGGGATACGAAAACGCGCTGCCCATCGCGATGGGCGGCTGGCACTTCCGCGAGGACGGACGCGCGGAGCTCAAACGCATATACGTCACAGACAGGCAGCGCGGAAAAGGTCACTCCCGTTCCATCCTGGCATGGCTGGAGGAGTCAGCCGCGGACGCAGGCGCGCCCACGATCGTTCTGGAGACGAACCAACGCCACCCGGCGGCGATCGGCCTGTACCGGTCACACGGCTACACGGAAGTCCCGCCCTTCGGCTACTACGCCGACGACCCGCTCTCCGTCTATCTGGGCCGGCAACTGCGCGTCCCGTCCTGA
- a CDS encoding isochorismatase family protein: protein MTILENRPNTVLLVVDVQKGVVEGAHQRDVVVANVASLVEQARREEVPVVWVQHSDEELTRGSDDWRIVPELTPEDAEPLVEKSYGDSFEDTTLETVLSGLGVGRLVVVGAETDACIRSTLHGAFARGYDATLVSDAHTTSDKTAWGAPQPDQVIAHTNLYWTYQTAPGRTAGTVETKDVVFGGTS, encoded by the coding sequence ATGACCATACTGGAGAACCGGCCGAACACCGTGCTCCTTGTCGTCGACGTGCAGAAGGGAGTCGTCGAAGGGGCCCACCAGCGCGACGTGGTCGTCGCGAACGTCGCCAGCCTCGTCGAGCAGGCGCGGCGGGAAGAGGTCCCGGTCGTCTGGGTCCAACACTCCGACGAGGAGCTCACGAGGGGGAGCGACGACTGGCGGATCGTCCCGGAACTCACTCCAGAGGACGCCGAGCCGCTCGTCGAGAAGAGCTACGGCGACTCCTTCGAGGACACCACTCTGGAAACCGTGCTGTCGGGGCTCGGCGTGGGGCGCCTCGTCGTCGTCGGTGCGGAGACCGACGCCTGCATCCGCTCGACGCTCCACGGCGCGTTCGCCAGGGGATACGACGCGACCCTGGTCAGCGACGCCCACACGACGAGCGACAAGACGGCATGGGGTGCGCCGCAGCCGGACCAAGTCATCGCGCACACGAACCTGTACTGGACCTACCAGACGGCGCCAGGCCGGACGGCTGGGACAGTCGAGACCAAGGACGTCGTCTTCGGCGGCACATCCTGA
- a CDS encoding MSMEG_1061 family FMN-dependent PPOX-type flavoprotein — protein sequence MMIDTGVAGSLFESLQADALTRPDQLREFYPQPNPHALRKEIDHLTEEARALIGCSSLMFIGSADAEGRADVTPRGGPAGFVSVLDERTLAIPDATGNKRLDTLHNVLQTGRVGLLFLIPGRPTTLRVNGRACVSARPELLDQLTAVGKPPVTAIVVHVEEVYPHCPKSLMRGNAWQPERWVPAEAQPSSAEVTLAQLNLPGLTVDQIEEAERESLRLRYE from the coding sequence ATGATGATCGACACTGGGGTCGCCGGCTCGCTCTTCGAATCCCTCCAGGCGGACGCCCTCACCAGACCGGACCAGCTGCGCGAGTTCTACCCGCAGCCGAACCCGCACGCGCTCCGCAAGGAGATCGACCACCTGACCGAGGAGGCCCGGGCTCTGATCGGCTGTTCCTCGCTGATGTTCATCGGCAGTGCGGACGCCGAGGGGCGGGCGGACGTGACGCCGCGTGGCGGACCGGCCGGGTTCGTCTCGGTGCTCGACGAGCGGACCTTGGCCATACCCGACGCGACCGGGAACAAGCGTCTCGACACCCTGCACAACGTGTTGCAGACCGGACGCGTCGGACTGCTCTTCCTCATTCCCGGCCGCCCGACCACGTTGCGAGTCAATGGCCGCGCCTGCGTCTCAGCACGCCCGGAGCTGCTCGACCAACTCACGGCCGTCGGAAAGCCGCCGGTCACGGCGATTGTGGTGCATGTCGAGGAGGTCTACCCCCACTGCCCGAAGTCGCTGATGCGCGGCAACGCCTGGCAACCGGAGCGGTGGGTGCCTGCTGAGGCCCAGCCGTCCAGCGCCGAGGTGACGCTGGCCCAACTGAACCTGCCCGGCCTCACCGTCGACCAGATCGAGGAAGCCGAACGGGAGTCACTTCGCCTGCGTTACGAGTGA
- a CDS encoding S41 family peptidase: MRHRSSKAATVAVVLALSGGAIAPAAATQGARGPQQPTSVDGVWRVEGYGTVLSIADGRLQEYQTTDISCLKGDSAKQTAPGEYRAADGTVMTVLSKGSLHVAGSAGDRELRRVAELPESCRRDLPMPKDPVTAFDVFWQSFEENYPFFAAKGIDWHAVRDTYRPKVHADTTRDELFALFSKMVKPLYDAHVAVIDGERRFYRIRPGTTVPSKELDTKVKNHIVRRDLKGKKPREFANGRISYADLPGRKGYLRISGFAAYNTKDRSYAAQLAELDNALDTVLTPERTASLKGLIIDLRINGGGSDALGLHIAERLTDTPYVAYRKRTQYTRPQPITVRPVKGTPRYTGPVAVLTSGSTVSAGETFTQALMDRPGRTVRIGEPTQGVFSDVLDRKLPNGMALRLPNEEFLTRSGRTFDGAGIPPHLRTPVFTKEEFAKDRDSAFDKAVVVLRD; this comes from the coding sequence GTGCGACACAGGAGCTCGAAGGCCGCGACGGTAGCCGTGGTGCTGGCCCTTTCGGGAGGCGCGATCGCGCCCGCCGCGGCGACTCAAGGGGCTCGCGGGCCTCAGCAGCCGACGTCCGTCGACGGCGTATGGCGTGTGGAGGGCTACGGCACCGTCCTTTCCATCGCGGACGGCCGCTTGCAGGAGTACCAGACGACCGATATCAGCTGTCTGAAGGGCGACTCCGCGAAGCAGACGGCACCGGGCGAGTACCGCGCTGCGGATGGGACGGTCATGACTGTCCTGTCAAAGGGTTCCCTGCATGTGGCCGGATCGGCGGGCGACCGGGAGCTGCGGCGTGTCGCGGAACTTCCCGAATCCTGCCGCCGTGACCTCCCGATGCCCAAGGACCCGGTGACGGCATTCGATGTCTTCTGGCAGTCCTTCGAGGAGAACTACCCTTTCTTCGCCGCCAAGGGGATCGACTGGCACGCCGTAAGGGACACGTACCGGCCCAAGGTGCACGCCGACACGACGAGGGACGAACTCTTTGCCCTCTTCAGCAAGATGGTGAAGCCTCTGTACGACGCCCATGTCGCCGTCATCGACGGTGAGCGCAGGTTCTACCGGATCCGCCCCGGGACGACCGTGCCCAGTAAGGAGCTGGACACCAAAGTCAAGAACCACATCGTCCGGCGCGACCTCAAGGGCAAGAAGCCGCGGGAATTCGCCAACGGCCGGATCAGTTATGCGGATCTGCCGGGCAGGAAGGGCTATCTGCGCATCTCCGGGTTCGCCGCCTACAACACGAAGGACCGTTCGTACGCCGCTCAGCTCGCCGAACTCGACAACGCCCTGGACACCGTCCTCACCCCTGAGCGCACGGCCTCCCTCAAGGGGCTGATCATCGACCTGCGGATCAACGGTGGCGGTTCCGACGCCCTCGGCCTGCACATCGCCGAGCGCCTGACCGACACCCCGTACGTCGCCTACCGCAAGCGCACCCAGTACACCCGCCCGCAGCCCATCACCGTACGGCCCGTCAAGGGCACCCCCCGCTACACCGGTCCGGTCGCCGTGCTGACGAGCGGCTCGACGGTCAGCGCGGGCGAGACTTTCACCCAGGCCCTGATGGACCGGCCGGGCAGGACGGTCCGCATAGGGGAGCCCACGCAGGGCGTCTTCTCGGACGTACTCGACCGCAAACTCCCCAACGGTATGGCACTCCGGCTCCCGAACGAGGAGTTCCTGACCCGCTCGGGCCGGACCTTTGACGGCGCCGGGATCCCGCCGCACCTGCGTACGCCGGTATTCACCAAGGAGGAGTTCGCGAAGGACCGCGACTCGGCCTTCGACAAGGCGGTGGTGGTGCTCCGGGACTAG
- a CDS encoding MFS transporter has protein sequence MEASSTGGPERAPQKEAPVPSASAPGVAWPHFGRLWLASAVSALGDGVRNTALPLLALSFTDNPVLLSLTTIVTAFGMMMAPIGGVWADIFDRRALLIAIDLARFVVVALIAVGVVTDSLNLLFVYIAAAVLGMGESVFLVTAQAFLPKVVPPDRLTTSNGRLHAVQVVLRDSVGQPLGGVLFAFAAAAPFILDGVSFLLGVLLLLFPVLRTARTDPAGPRTSWWQMIREGMRYLREDRLLIRLAVVLGTLNFFTMSLGVLMVLYVVQWLDLPESAYGFFLAANALGGVVGGLSSDWVRRRIGVLPGALTALAVMGVACLLLGGTRTPAVAAISFGAVGFGIATWQTLITAFRQATIPQDILGRVNGVFRLLSVCVSPFGAITAGVVAQFTEINVPMLVSGVGILALTAISARPLLRLGAAQAVR, from the coding sequence ATGGAAGCGAGCAGCACGGGCGGGCCGGAGCGAGCCCCGCAGAAGGAAGCTCCGGTACCCTCCGCCTCAGCGCCGGGCGTGGCCTGGCCGCACTTCGGCCGCCTCTGGCTGGCGAGCGCCGTATCCGCTCTCGGCGACGGCGTACGCAACACCGCGCTTCCGCTGCTTGCCCTCTCCTTCACCGACAACCCGGTGCTGCTGTCGCTGACCACCATCGTCACCGCGTTCGGGATGATGATGGCGCCGATCGGCGGCGTGTGGGCCGACATCTTCGACCGGCGGGCCCTGCTGATCGCCATCGACCTGGCGCGGTTCGTCGTCGTCGCGCTGATCGCCGTCGGTGTGGTGACCGACTCGCTCAACCTGCTCTTCGTCTACATCGCCGCGGCGGTGCTCGGCATGGGCGAGTCCGTCTTCCTCGTCACCGCCCAGGCCTTTCTGCCCAAGGTCGTACCGCCCGACCGGCTGACCACGTCCAACGGCCGGCTGCACGCGGTGCAGGTGGTGCTCCGGGACAGCGTCGGCCAGCCGCTGGGCGGTGTACTGTTCGCGTTCGCCGCGGCGGCGCCCTTCATCCTCGACGGCGTCTCGTTCCTGCTCGGCGTCCTGCTGCTGCTGTTCCCGGTGCTGCGCACGGCGCGGACCGATCCGGCCGGGCCGCGGACCAGCTGGTGGCAGATGATCCGCGAGGGCATGCGCTATCTGCGGGAGGACAGGCTGCTGATCCGGCTGGCGGTGGTCCTCGGCACCCTGAACTTCTTCACCATGAGCCTCGGTGTGCTGATGGTCCTCTACGTCGTCCAGTGGCTGGACCTCCCGGAGAGCGCGTACGGCTTCTTCCTCGCCGCGAACGCGCTCGGCGGTGTGGTCGGCGGGCTCAGCAGCGACTGGGTGCGGCGCAGGATCGGCGTACTGCCCGGAGCCCTGACGGCGCTCGCCGTCATGGGCGTCGCCTGTCTGCTGCTCGGCGGAACCCGGACGCCGGCGGTCGCCGCGATCTCCTTCGGGGCGGTCGGCTTCGGCATCGCGACCTGGCAGACGCTGATCACGGCGTTCCGCCAGGCGACCATTCCGCAGGACATTCTGGGGCGCGTGAACGGCGTGTTCCGCCTCCTGTCGGTGTGCGTGTCGCCGTTCGGCGCGATCACCGCCGGTGTCGTCGCCCAGTTCACGGAGATCAACGTTCCGATGCTGGTCTCCGGCGTCGGAATCCTCGCGCTGACCGCGATCAGCGCGAGGCCCCTACTGCGGCTGGGCGCCGCGCAAGCCGTCCGGTGA